The Oryza glaberrima chromosome 5, OglaRS2, whole genome shotgun sequence DNA segment TCCCTGTCTTGATGTGGCATGGCCTATGGAATATGCTATGGATTTTTAGTGCTTGTATGGAAAAACAGTCTTGAATTTATTCATCCATTTCTTCAAATGACAGGCACAGTAGTATGTGGTATCCAAAAAGCTACAATACGCACATAACTTTAtgcatttctttctttcataAAAATTTCAGTTGTGtttacatgcatttttttcacTTAACTCTTAACTATGTGCAGGCAATTGATGATATCCAACTCATTTTAGCGTATAGTTTGATCAGCATTTTGTTTGCAAGCACTCCCAGACAGTACCGAGTAATATATGGACAGTATTATCTTCAATTTCTAGTTACCTGGAGATCAAATGTGACAAATATGCACACAAGGGGAGCATCTTCAGATGTTCTTAGAGCAAGCATTTCTAGTGCACCTAGTACATCTAGCCATGGTTCTGCACAAGATGACTGTGATTCTTTAGGTGATGTCTACGTGTGGGGTGAAGTTTTTTGCGAAAACTCTGTACGAGTTGGTTCTGATACTATAATTAGATCAACGGAGAAGACTGATTTCCTACTCCCAAAGCCGTTGGAATCCAGATTAGTTCTTGATGTTTATCATGTAGATTGTGGGGTCAGGCATGCTGCACTGGTCACAAGAAATGGAGACGTTTTCACATGGGGTGAAGATTCTGGAGGTCGCCTCGGACATGGAACACGAGAAGATTCTGTCCATCCTCGTCTTGTTGAGTCTTTAGCGGCTTGCAATGTAGATTTTGTTGCTTGTGGGGAGTTTCATACTTGCGCTGTGACAACAACAGGCGAACTATATACCTGGGGAGATGGAACTCACAATGTTGGACTTCTAGGACATGGTACTGATGCAGGACATTGGATACCCAAGAGAATTTCTGGAGCACTGGATGGTCTTCCAGTTGCTTATGTTTCTTGTGGAACCTGGCATACAGCCTTGATTACATCGATGGGCCAATTGTTTACTTTTGGAGATGGTTCTTTCGGGGTATTAGGCCATGGGAATCTAACAAGCATTTCATGTCCAAAGGAGGTAGAGTCACTCTCAGGGTTGAAAACAATAGCAGTTGCATGTGGTGTATGGCACACTGCAGCTATTGTGGAGGTCATTGTCACTCACTCTAGTTCAAGTGTGTCTGCTGGAAAGCTATTCACCTGGGGAGATGGCGACAAGCATCGACTTGGCCATGGTGACAAGGAATCACGACTCAAGCCCACCTGTGTAGCTTCGCTTATTGATTATGATTTTTACAGGGTAGCATGTGGTCACAGTCTTACTGTATGCTTGACAACTTCTGGAAAAGTGTTGAGCATGGGTAATTCTGTTTATGGTCAGCTCGGAAATCCTAATTCAGATGGAAGGCTTCCATGTTTGGTCGAAGATAGGATTGCAGGTGAACATGTTCTCCAAGTTGCTTGTGGATCCTACCATGTTGCAGTATTGACAGGTAGGAGTGAAGTTTTTACATGGGGAAAGGGAGCTAATGGAAGATTAGGCCATGGAGATATAGAGGATCGGAAGGTACCTACACAGGTTGAGGCACTGAAAGATAGAGCGGTTCGGCACATAGCATGTGGTGCAAACTTCACTGCTGCTATATGTCTTCACAAATGGGTTTCTGGAGCTGACCAATCACAGTGCTCATCATGTCAACAGCCATTTGGATTTACTCGAAAGAGGCATAATTGCTATAATTGTGGACTTGTCCATTGTAATGCATGCACCTCAAGAAAGGCTTTGAGAGCAGCATTGGCTCCTAATCCAGGGAAACCTTACCGTGTTTGTGATTCTTGTTTCTTGAAATTGAAGAACGCCTCGGATTCTGATTCGTTTAATAAGAGGAAGGACATTGTTTCCCACCTTGCAGGTGAAAGCAATGGTGATACCAAAGCATCGAAAACCATCTTGTCTAGCAATATGGATATAATTAGGAGTTTGGATAGCAAGGCAGCAAGACAGGGGAAGAAAACTGATGCATTGTCATTTCTCCGGACTCCTCAAGTTAGTTCACTACTGCAGCTGAGAGATATTGCTTTGTCTGGTAGCGCAGATATGAACAGATCAGTTCCAAGAGCAGTGCGTACATCAGCAGTTCGGTCAGTAACCACTTCAAGAGCTGTTTCCCCTTTCTCTCGAAAGTCTAGTCCACCACGTTCAACCACACCAGTTCCAACAACTCATGGCCTTTCTTTCTCAAAAAGTGCTACCGATAATCTGGCAAAAACAAATGAGCTCTTAAACCAGGAAATCGATAGGCTGCATGCGCAAGTATGTACTTCTCTTTATTCAGCAGAGATTAACTTGGATGCTTTATTATGTTgcaataagccaataagctTAGTTTTTGGTGGAGTAAATATTGCAAGAAACTTAGTAGCTAATACCTTTATTGGTGCAGGTTGATAACCTCAGACATCGTTGTGAGCATCAAGAAGTTGAGCTGCATAAATCAGCCAAGAAAGTTCAGGAGGCCATGACACTAGTTGCAGAGGAATCTGCAAAATCTAAAGCTGCAAAAGAGGTTATCAAATCTCTAACAGCGCAGGTATTAACAAACTCACCTGTGTTCACTTCGATTACTACAATTCTAAAACCATGTCATGGCCATCTTGGCATCTTTCCTTTCTATATGTTGGCTAAAGTAATAAGAGTAGGATATCTCTGTTTCATCATAAAGAGTTGTTAAATCATACAGTAATAATTGTGTCTCTCTTTCTCTAAATTATGTAGCTGAAGGATATGGCTGAGCGGATACCACCAGAACAGGGCACTTACGATGTCAGTGAGGCAAAGCCAGTGCACGTTCCGAATGGCATTGATTCACATATTGCAATCTACTCTAGCATAAACGTAGCTCACCAGCCACGGAATGAGCTCCTCAATGCTTCAAATGCGCAAAGCCTGAACTCTGGACGATCATTGCATCCAAATGGAATCTCAAGCCAACACAGGTTACTAGGTAATGCTACCGAAGCTAGTGAAGGCAGCGCTCAAAGCCATCGAATTACTAGTCCCTGCAAGTTGGATGTTCCTCATCGAAGAGCGCACAGCAACAGCGACGATATGCTGACTGCGAGTCATAGAGGGGATGATAATGTGAGCATAGATGCAATGTCCCTTCAGAATGGTGAGGATGGATACAAGCCTCGAGGCACAGTATCATCAATATCCAGCAGCCAAGTTCAGGCCGAATGGATCGAGCAGTATGAACCAGGTGTATACATAACACTCACAACACTCTTGGATGGGACTCGGGATCTGAAGAGGGTTCGTTTCAGGtgaataaattttaaactaCAAGTCATTTTGCTTTGTGTTTGGCAGTGATGATAGTACTGAATTACTACccccgtttcaggttataagatgttttgactttggtcaaagtaaaactgtttcaagtttgaccaaatttatagaaaaaatagtaatattttcaacccaagataaatttattatacaaatatatttaattattaatttaataaaactaatttggtaatgtaaatattactatatttgtatataaacttagttaaatttaaaacagtttgactttgatcaaagtcaaaacatcttataacctgaaacggatggagtaattgaTTGTGTGAAAAGAAAGATTATTATCTAACGATAATACTAAGTTTAGGGTGTTGAAAATTGTTTGCAGCCGGAGACGTTTTGGGGAGCATCAGGCTGAGAAGTGGTGGAACGAGAACCGTGAGAAGGTGTACGAGAGATACAACGTGAGGAGCTCTGAAAGAGTGTCTTCTTCTTCAGCAGCCTCCACCCGCTCAGCCTATTGATCCACAAGCTGCTGGATCTGGGACAAGCTGTTTTTgcatagaaaagaaaaaaaaactgcaagaTTGATTTGCAAGGCTACTCAATGGCTGCAAAATGTTATGATCAACTGATGAGGCACTAATCATCTAGTAGCTAggatcatcatcgtcatcatatatatatatatatatatatatatatatatatatatatatatatatatatatatatatatatatatatatatatatactgggaGAAAGCCTGTCGATCTTTACTGTACCATAATATTATTATGATACTCCATGTCAATAGCCAAATTTTGTTGTGTGCCAAAatcatgttcttttctcttcCATACTCTGCCAAAAACATGAGAAATTTTGggccgaaagaaaaaaaaagcccaacCATACACTACCAGCTCCCAGTAGGCTGGGCTTTGGTTTGGTTTCCTAGTAGGTTGGGCTGGGATGTGGGCTTCGGCttggctgggctgggctggcaaTTCCAAGATACTGGACAGGTCAGGATCATACAAGTGAGAGTGAGTCTGAGATGAGATCAACCGGGAGCAAAACATTTCAGGACACTTCTTGCAAACGATACATACGGCaacatatatagcatatgcCGCAATTGGTTACAGCGATACACAAATTAATCACCTCATGGTATCAGAATGCCGCCATAGTTAATGTACGGATTTAACAAAGAAATGTATTAGCTAACATTTTCTCTTCACATGTTAGTACCATATGACCCAACTAAAGTTCTTGTCAGCTGTAAGTTAAGAGAGAATTTCTTATATACCGTTGGTAACGGTAGTAGTCAATTCTACGTAAGAAACCTTCCATGTCACCACCAATTCTACGCCATCCTGTGGCACACTGGAtgcccaaaaaaaatcaatcttcCCCTGCTTGGCATTTCAAATTTTGGGATTTTAGAAACAATATGTAAAGAACTTCAAATTACAGGGAATTTTGCATTCTAAAACCCATGATATGACAATATCAGAATTCAAAACTCGCATTTTTCGAACAATTACTAGTACTAACCTATTGTTATCTCTATAGATGAGGAGAATCCCTGAAGGAGTTGCTGTCTTAACAGATCCTTCTCTGCCTCATTGTTGGGGAATCTAGTTCTGGACAGAGATGGCGTATTGAGATAAATATCATCGCAATCTTCGCACGGTTCCTTATCATGCAAGTGAATTCGCTGTATCCCCACAGCTCTCTGAATGACAAGCCTTATGTACTTGATCAGATTCTCAGTGGTCTCAAAGCCGTTTATATCCAGCAACCTCAAGTTCTTATGCTTGATGCTTTCAGATGATGCTTCCCACACAACATTGCTTCTGTCAGCCCTGTTCTTAAAGCCATTCTCGTCATATATGTGGATAGATATCTACAAGGAGTTAATACGTAGTAGCCAGGATTATTGCATTGTCACTCACAGATTTTGCAAGTTACAGGAACaggcaatatatatgtatgttgaGCAGGAAACATATTTATCATGTGTGGTTTACCTTAACATGAAATCGCTCGAGGAAGGGTGCGCCTTCAAGGACAAAGAGAGTCCAGTCGAGGCCACAATCAAGACTAATGCTGCAAAGATATACATTCCTAAGTTTGCGGAATATGGGGAAGAGTTTCTTGGGCTCTTCTGGCAGGATCCAAACCTGCAGTCAGCAAATAAACAAGAAAGTAGCACCAACATCACATCGTATGTAAGCCAGGTGGAATGGATCCATTAGAAACAGTTAATCCTCATAGCATCAGAGGACCAATCAAATGAATGAATGCAGGAAATCAAACAGTTACTGTGGCAGTACATTACCATCTCATCCTGGAAGTCCAGATGCAAACTAGTTAGAGTTGGCACGGTCGACAGCCAGTCGCTGAGCTTGAATGGCAGCTGCATCTTGTGGCAGGTGGAAGAGAAACGTATCCGGTCAAGCATTGGGACGCAGCCGAAACAAACAGGAGGATTGGCACCCACCCATGTATCACAGTCCACGCATTTCAGCTTGGGAGCGTTGATGAGCTCAACCTTGATGTAACTGCAGAAGGCCATCGTCAGCGTGCTGAGCTGCGAGTTTGGTGCATCGATTCTGAGCACAGACCTCTTGCCATTATCGCAATCCTGCAGGGTGAGGTGCTGCAGCTGGAGGCAGGAGGCTAGGAGGTTGGGGATGTCTGAATCCCCAAACCTGAGAGCCCACAGAGAGAGGCTTGTCAGTCGCCTGAATGCATTGGGGTAAGCTTGAAAGAAGGACATGAAGCGTCTCCCATATCGTGCCAGGTGTTTCTCGGTACAAAGCAGCTCAGGCACCTCGGTCAGGATGGAAAAGGAAAGGACCTCAATCTTGCTTGCTCTGCCACCGGCACTCTGAACTGCATCCTCAAGCATGCGCCCAACGGAGTGCAGGTAAGGGTCAGTGAGGTAGAAGCACAGGTGCAGTGTCCTGATGATGATGAGTTGAGGGCTTTCAGCTCTTGGAGCCAACAATGTCCTCATTGCTTGGGTGTACCTTGACATGGCCACCTTGACTCGAGTCATGGTGTTCCTTTTGAGGGAAGGAGCAGACCGGCGTGGTATGAAATCGGCAACATCGATTTCAAGATGGTTCATGGATTGGAGAAGATGGGTCCATCTTCTTGCAAGAGTGGTGGTCCGGGCTGCAGTCGGCAGTTGCAGCCGTTGGAGGATGTCAATCAAAATTTCATCCGGGAAAGCGCTGAGCCTGTCATCGACGACTTGGCACTGCTGGTAATGGAGAAAGATACATTATTTGTCAATACCGATGGATTGGCcttaagaaaaacaaagatgAATGAATGAAAGCAGAAATGTTTCCAGGTATTTGAGAGGCATATATATCAGGGTATTTCATTTCATAGTGTATGGCATAATCAGGAGgtataaggccttgtttagttccatttttttttcccaaaaacatctcaccgaatctttggacacatgtatagagcaataaatatagataaaatgaaaaactaattgcaaaggccgtgtttagattcaaacttttttcttcaaacttccaacttttctgtcacatcaaatgtttggccACATGCATTAAAtgttgacgaaaaaaaatcaattgcatagtttgcatgtaaatcacgagacgaatcttttgagcataattacgccatgatttaacaatgtgatgctacaataaatatttgctaatgacggattaattagacttaataaatttgtctcctggtttccaggtgagtaatgaaattagttttttcattcgtgtccaaaaaattttttccgacatccggtcaaacgtttgatgtgacacccaaaaatttttcttttcgtgaattaaacaaggcctaaatgtAACTTTGCCTCTCAATATAAGTACAGCTAGTACTAGCCAAGGACCATCCATAGAAAATCTCAATataagagggggggggggggggggcttacAGCGTTATTGGGCATTGCCGACTCCATGAGCTTCCTGCCTGGGTGAATGAGGGAAGGGATCGACGAGATTTGCAGGGGGGACAAAAACTACTCCACTCTAATGGAGGCCGGAGTGTCAATTTGGGCAGCGCAGGACGATGCTCTTGTTTATAAGTATCTGTCAGCTTCAGGATCGACGCGAAGGAATTCGGAGACCGAAGCGGACTCCTTATTTGATTGGAAATCCATATCCATgtataaatataagtataaattGTTTACTAATTTGTTTAGGAGGAGGAGCAACGCGAAACTGTAGGAGATGACACAATCAGGATTGCTAATTCGCGTGCGAGCTGTGCCTCCTCCCCCACgccctttttttcgttttttctacgattttttcccttttttctgattattttttaatctttagcacacgtgtttttcaaatgttttgagttgaaagtttttaaatctaaacttgaaaattttcaaatcttaacttaaaagttttcaaatctggacttgaaacttttcaaatctcgagttgaaagttttc contains these protein-coding regions:
- the LOC127774108 gene encoding PH, RCC1 and FYVE domains-containing protein 1-like, with protein sequence MHTRGASSDVLRASISSAPSTSSHGSAQDDCDSLGDVYVWGEVFCENSVRVGSDTIIRSTEKTDFLLPKPLESRLVLDVYHVDCGVRHAALVTRNGDVFTWGEDSGGRLGHGTREDSVHPRLVESLAACNVDFVACGEFHTCAVTTTGELYTWGDGTHNVGLLGHGTDAGHWIPKRISGALDGLPVAYVSCGTWHTALITSMGQLFTFGDGSFGVLGHGNLTSISCPKEVESLSGLKTIAVACGVWHTAAIVEVIVTHSSSSVSAGKLFTWGDGDKHRLGHGDKESRLKPTCVASLIDYDFYRVACGHSLTVCLTTSGKVLSMGNSVYGQLGNPNSDGRLPCLVEDRIAGEHVLQVACGSYHVAVLTGRSEVFTWGKGANGRLGHGDIEDRKVPTQVEALKDRAVRHIACGANFTAAICLHKWVSGADQSQCSSCQQPFGFTRKRHNCYNCGLVHCNACTSRKALRAALAPNPGKPYRVCDSCFLKLKNASDSDSFNKRKDIVSHLAGESNGDTKASKTILSSNMDIIRSLDSKAARQGKKTDALSFLRTPQVSSLLQLRDIALSGSADMNRSVPRAVRTSAVRSVTTSRAVSPFSRKSSPPRSTTPVPTTHGLSFSKSATDNLAKTNELLNQEIDRLHAQVDNLRHRCEHQEVELHKSAKKVQEAMTLVAEESAKSKAAKEVIKSLTAQLKDMAERIPPEQGTYDVSEAKPVHVPNGIDSHIAIYSSINVAHQPRNELLNASNAQSLNSGRSLHPNGISSQHRLLGNATEASEGSAQSHRITSPCKLDVPHRRAHSNSDDMLTASHRGDDNVSIDAMSLQNGEDGYKPRGTVSSISSSQVQAEWIEQYEPGVYITLTTLLDGTRDLKRVRFSRRRFGEHQAEKWWNENREKVYERYNVRSSERVSSSSAASTRSAY
- the LOC127775190 gene encoding uncharacterized protein LOC127775190; the encoded protein is MPNNAQCQVVDDRLSAFPDEILIDILQRLQLPTAARTTTLARRWTHLLQSMNHLEIDVADFIPRRSAPSLKRNTMTRVKVAMSRTLHLCFYLTDPYLHSVGRMLEDAVQSAGGRASKIEVLSFSILTEVPELLCTEKHLARYGRRFMSFFQAYPNAFRRLTSLSLWALRFGDSDIPNLLASCLQLQHLTLQDCDNGKRSVLRIDAPNSQLSTLTMAFCSYIKVELINAPKLKCVDCDTWVGANPPVCFGCVPMLDRIRFSSTCHKMQLPFKLSDWLSTVPTLTSLHLDFQDEMVWILPEEPKKLFPIFRKLRNVYLCSISLDCGLDWTLFVLEGAPFLERFHVKISIHIYDENGFKNRADRSNVVWEASSESIKHKNLRLLDINGFETTENLIKYIRLVIQRAVGIQRIHLHDKEPCEDCDDIYLNTPSLSRTRFPNNEAEKDLLRQQLLQGFSSSIEITIG